In Phaseolus vulgaris cultivar G19833 chromosome 7, P. vulgaris v2.0, whole genome shotgun sequence, the genomic stretch CCACagcacaacacaacacaacacctCAGAAATTAACAACAAACCAACCCATCTTTAGCATCACTTTGTCAGAAACCGTAACACTAAATCCAACTCCCACAAATATGCAAACCTTCACTTTCCTCTACCTCACCATCATTTCCCTCTCTCTCGTCCTCTTCCACAGCACCATCCTAGTCCAAGCCCTCACCTCACCCTTAGACGTTGCAGCACTCAAAGCCTTCAAGGACTCGATCAAACCCTCCTCCATCGCATCCTCCTCTTGCCTCGCCTCATGGAACTTCACCACCGACCCATGCTCACTCCCTCGCCGCACCAGCTTCATCTGCGGCTTCACCTGCACCGCTGACTCCAGAAGAATCAGCCAAATCACTCTCGACCCAGCAGGCTACTCCGGCACACTCACCCCACTAATCTCTCGACTCTCACAACTCACCACACTTGACCTCTCCGATAACAGCTTCTTCGGCTCAATCCCCTCTTCAATCTCCTCTCTCTACAACCTCCAAACCTTAACCCTCCGATCCAATTTCTTCTCCGGCCCAATCCCTCCCTCCATAACCACCCTCAAATCGCTCCAATCTCTCGACCTTTCACACAATTCTCTTTATGGGTATCTGCTAAACTCCATGAACTCCCTCACCAAACTCCGCAGACTCGATCTCAGCTTCAACAAACTAACCGGTTCAATCCCCAAACTCCCACCCAACTTGCTCGAACTCGCGATCAAGGCCAATTACCTATATGGGCCTCTCCAAAAACAGAGCTTTGAAGGGATGAACCAGTTAGAAGTGGTGGAGCTAAGCGATAACAAGCTCTCCGGCACGGTAGAATCGTGGCTCTTCTCTTTACCGTCGCTGCAGCAAGTAAACCTGTCCAACAACACCTTCACGGCGGTGCAGATCTCGGGGTCACGCGCGGCCGACGGGGGAACCGGCAGCCGCAGCAACCTCGTCGCGCTCGACCTCGGGTTTAACAGAATCCGAGGCTACGCGCCCGCGAATCTCGCCTCGTTTCCCGCGCTGTCGTCCCTCTCCATTCGCCACAACGCGCTACGTGGCGCGATCCCTCTGGAGTACGGCCACATCAAGTCCTTAAGGCGGCTCTTCCTCGACGGAAACTTCCTCAGCGGAAATCCGCCGGCAGGTCTTGTCGCCGCCGGCACGACGGTTTCCGGGAGCCTGGGGGACAATTGTCTGCAGGCGTGTCCCAGGTCGTCGCCGCTGTGCTCGCCCCCACAGAAAGCAATCTCCGTTTGCAAGCGAGGCTATGGTGGTAgaccaacatcaacaccaacaCCGTAATCTGTTGTcggttaaaataaaataaaaaataaaaaaaaaaatataaacagaTAGGTTTGTACccttttgttaaaaaaaagtttttttgtaGAAGTGCGTTACTATCTGAATAAAGATGATAGTCCAAGAAAGTATACAGTGTGACAATGGCAATCTAATACTGTTTATATTTTCCTTGTT encodes the following:
- the LOC137828355 gene encoding DNA damage-repair/toleration protein DRT100; this translates as MQTFTFLYLTIISLSLVLFHSTILVQALTSPLDVAALKAFKDSIKPSSIASSSCLASWNFTTDPCSLPRRTSFICGFTCTADSRRISQITLDPAGYSGTLTPLISRLSQLTTLDLSDNSFFGSIPSSISSLYNLQTLTLRSNFFSGPIPPSITTLKSLQSLDLSHNSLYGYLLNSMNSLTKLRRLDLSFNKLTGSIPKLPPNLLELAIKANYLYGPLQKQSFEGMNQLEVVELSDNKLSGTVESWLFSLPSLQQVNLSNNTFTAVQISGSRAADGGTGSRSNLVALDLGFNRIRGYAPANLASFPALSSLSIRHNALRGAIPLEYGHIKSLRRLFLDGNFLSGNPPAGLVAAGTTVSGSLGDNCLQACPRSSPLCSPPQKAISVCKRGYGGRPTSTPTP